One genomic region from Quercus robur chromosome 4, dhQueRobu3.1, whole genome shotgun sequence encodes:
- the LOC126720351 gene encoding 54S ribosomal protein L51, mitochondrial-like produces MALRGAWQLQKLVLSFSDLGGSSRGIRAFMESHLPAFGEKNPQLDVVSQLIRSQHPHLKGLYRNKNEKVICVKNMDPEDVLLHATRLRNSLGRKVVKLKTRHVAKHPSVQGTWTTDLKF; encoded by the exons ATGGCTTTGAGAGGTGCATGGCAACTTCAAAAGCTGGTTCTGAGCTTTTCTGATTTAGGAGGAAGTAGTAGGGGCATCAG GGCATTTATGGAGTCACATCTGCCAGcatttggagagaaaaatcCTCAGCTAGATGTTGTTTCTCAGCTAATTCGCAGTCAGCATCCACATTTGAAAGGACTTTACC ggaacaaaaatgaaaaggtGATATGCGTGAAGAATATGGATCCAGAAGACGTACTTCTACATGCAACCAGGCTAAGAAATTCTTTGGGAAGAAAGGTTGTGAAACTGAAGACAAGACATGTTGCCAAACACCCTAGCGTTCAGGGTACATGGACAACAGACTTGAAATTTTGA